Proteins encoded together in one Miscanthus floridulus cultivar M001 chromosome 16, ASM1932011v1, whole genome shotgun sequence window:
- the LOC136512836 gene encoding E3 ubiquitin-protein ligase XB3-like isoform X1, with amino-acid sequence MGHGVSCARTGDEHDYFRAAQVGDLDALGALLAADPSLARRATLYDRLSALHIAAANGHLEVLSMILDHGVPPDAVNRHKQTPLMLAAMHGKIDCVLKLLQAGANILMFDSLHGRSCLHHASYFGHVDCLQAILTASRTTPVADSWGFARFVNVRDDHGATPLHLAARQGRPGCVQVLLENGAIVSALTGSYGFPGSTSLHLAARSGNLDCIRKLLAWGADRLQRDSAGRIPYAVALKRNHEACAALLNPSSAEPMVWPSPLKFISELDPEAKALLEAALMEANREREKKILKGTKYSPPSPSPCEHENDADAIDDASSEASDAELCCICFDQACTIEVQDCGHQMCAPCTLALCCHSKPNPTTLTLPSPACPFCRGSISRLLVARASTTSIDDADKAAASAASSPQLVRRRSRRSHNLSDGGSSSFKGLSSAVAGSFSKIGRGSSRMADNDGMDKPEHDL; translated from the exons ATGGGGCACGGCGTGAGCTGCGCCCGCACCGGCGACGAGCACGACTACTTCCGCGCGGCGCAGGTCGGGGACCTCGACGCCCTGGGCGCGCTCCTCGCCGCCGACCCCTCCCTcgcccgccgcgccacgctctacgACCGCCTCTCTGCGCTCCACATCGCCGCCGCGAATGGCCACCTCGAg GTGCTGTCCATGATCTTGGATCACGGGGTGCCGCCGGACGCGGTGAATCGGCACAAGCAG ACTCCGCTGATGCTCGCGGCGATGCACGGCAAGATCGACTGCGTGCTCAAGCTCCTGCAGGCCGGCGCCAAT ATCCTGATGTTCGACTCGCTGCACGGGCGGTCCTGCCTGCACCACGCGTCCTACTTCGGCCACGTCGACTGCCTGCAGGCCATCCTCACGGCTTCGCGGACCACGCCGGTGGCCGACTCATG GGGTTTCGCCCGGTTCGTCAACGTCAGGGACGACCACGGCGCCACGCCGCTGCACCTCGCCGCCAGGCAGGGCCGCCCCGGCTGCGTGCAGGTGCTGCTGGAGAACGGCGCCATTGTCTCCGCCCTCACCGGCTCCTACGG GTTCCCCGGTAGCACATCGCTGCATCTGGCCGCTCGCAGCGGGAACCTGGATTGCATCCGGAAGCTGCTCGCCTGGGGCGCAGATCGTCTCCAGAGGGACTCCGCAGG GAGGATTCCTTATGCTGTTGCGCTGAAGCGCAACCACGAAGCGTGCGCGGCGCTGCTGAACCCTTCGTCAGCGGAGCCCATGGTGTGGCCTTCCCCGCTCAAGTTCATCAGTGAGCTGGACCCGGAGGCGAAGGCTCTCCTGGAAGCGGCACTGATGGAAGCCAAcagggagagggagaagaagattCTGAAGGGCACAAAGTACTCTCCACCATCACCTTCCCCTTGCGAGCATGAGAATGATGCCGATGCCATTGACGATGCGTCCTCGGAG GCGAGCGACGCAGAGCTGTGCTGCATCTGCTTCGACCAGGCGTGCACGATCGAGGTGCAGGACTGTGGGCACCAGATGTGCGCGCCGTGCACGCTGGCGCTGTGCTGCCACAGCAAGCCCAACCCGACAACGCTTACACTGCCATCGCCGGCCTGCCCCTTCTGCCGCGGCAGCATCTCGCGGCTGCTCGTGGCCAGGGCAAGCACCACGTCCATTGATGACGCGGACAAGGCTGCTGCGTCGGCAGCCTCCTCCCCGCAGCTTGTCCGGCGGCGGTCCCGGCGATCTCACAACCTCAGTGACGGCGGGAGCAGCAGCTTCAAGGGTCTGTCGTCTGCCGTGGCCGGGTCCTTCTCCAAGATCGGGCGCGGGTCGAGCCGGATGGCCGACAACGACGGCATGGACAAGCCCGAGCACGACCTGTGA
- the LOC136512836 gene encoding E3 ubiquitin-protein ligase XB3-like isoform X2: MGHGVSCARTGDEHDYFRAAQVGDLDALGALLAADPSLARRATLYDRLSALHIAAANGHLEVLSMILDHGVPPDAVNRHKQTPLMLAAMHGKIDCVLKLLQAGANILMFDSLHGRSCLHHASYFGHVDCLQAILTASRTTPVADSWGFARFVNVRDDHGATPLHLAARQGRPGCVQVLLENGAIVSALTGSYGRIPYAVALKRNHEACAALLNPSSAEPMVWPSPLKFISELDPEAKALLEAALMEANREREKKILKGTKYSPPSPSPCEHENDADAIDDASSEASDAELCCICFDQACTIEVQDCGHQMCAPCTLALCCHSKPNPTTLTLPSPACPFCRGSISRLLVARASTTSIDDADKAAASAASSPQLVRRRSRRSHNLSDGGSSSFKGLSSAVAGSFSKIGRGSSRMADNDGMDKPEHDL; encoded by the exons ATGGGGCACGGCGTGAGCTGCGCCCGCACCGGCGACGAGCACGACTACTTCCGCGCGGCGCAGGTCGGGGACCTCGACGCCCTGGGCGCGCTCCTCGCCGCCGACCCCTCCCTcgcccgccgcgccacgctctacgACCGCCTCTCTGCGCTCCACATCGCCGCCGCGAATGGCCACCTCGAg GTGCTGTCCATGATCTTGGATCACGGGGTGCCGCCGGACGCGGTGAATCGGCACAAGCAG ACTCCGCTGATGCTCGCGGCGATGCACGGCAAGATCGACTGCGTGCTCAAGCTCCTGCAGGCCGGCGCCAAT ATCCTGATGTTCGACTCGCTGCACGGGCGGTCCTGCCTGCACCACGCGTCCTACTTCGGCCACGTCGACTGCCTGCAGGCCATCCTCACGGCTTCGCGGACCACGCCGGTGGCCGACTCATG GGGTTTCGCCCGGTTCGTCAACGTCAGGGACGACCACGGCGCCACGCCGCTGCACCTCGCCGCCAGGCAGGGCCGCCCCGGCTGCGTGCAGGTGCTGCTGGAGAACGGCGCCATTGTCTCCGCCCTCACCGGCTCCTACGG GAGGATTCCTTATGCTGTTGCGCTGAAGCGCAACCACGAAGCGTGCGCGGCGCTGCTGAACCCTTCGTCAGCGGAGCCCATGGTGTGGCCTTCCCCGCTCAAGTTCATCAGTGAGCTGGACCCGGAGGCGAAGGCTCTCCTGGAAGCGGCACTGATGGAAGCCAAcagggagagggagaagaagattCTGAAGGGCACAAAGTACTCTCCACCATCACCTTCCCCTTGCGAGCATGAGAATGATGCCGATGCCATTGACGATGCGTCCTCGGAG GCGAGCGACGCAGAGCTGTGCTGCATCTGCTTCGACCAGGCGTGCACGATCGAGGTGCAGGACTGTGGGCACCAGATGTGCGCGCCGTGCACGCTGGCGCTGTGCTGCCACAGCAAGCCCAACCCGACAACGCTTACACTGCCATCGCCGGCCTGCCCCTTCTGCCGCGGCAGCATCTCGCGGCTGCTCGTGGCCAGGGCAAGCACCACGTCCATTGATGACGCGGACAAGGCTGCTGCGTCGGCAGCCTCCTCCCCGCAGCTTGTCCGGCGGCGGTCCCGGCGATCTCACAACCTCAGTGACGGCGGGAGCAGCAGCTTCAAGGGTCTGTCGTCTGCCGTGGCCGGGTCCTTCTCCAAGATCGGGCGCGGGTCGAGCCGGATGGCCGACAACGACGGCATGGACAAGCCCGAGCACGACCTGTGA